CTCTCGGCGAGCACGCTCCGGAGATGGCCGCCGGGCTGGCTGCGGTGATAGAAGCGTCTGAGCTTCTCGACGACGTGCTCAGCCTCGACGCGGATACATTCGCGCTTTGCCCCGCCGACTCCATCGACTACGCCGTGATGGAACACATCGACAACGGCGTTGTCGTTCCGCTCGACGCCGGATGGAGCGACGTTGGCTCCTGGGACGCTCTCTGGGAACTCAGCGATAAGGACGACCAGGGCAACACGACCGAAGGTGACGTGCTACTCGAAGGAGTGAACGACTCGATCGTGGTAGCCCGGGACCGTCTGGTCGCGGTCGTCGGACTCGATCACGTCGTGGTGGTGGAAACCGGCGACGCGGTGCTGGTCGCTGCGAGAGACCGCGCCCAGGACGTGAAGAAGGTCGTCGACAGACTGCGCGAGGCGGGACGGCCGGAGCTATGACGCGCTGCCGCCCCGCGGACCGAATCAGTCAGTCGCGTACCAACTAGCTGACGAGAAACAGCTCAACCTTCGACTGCGCCGCTTCCATAACCTCGACAGTCAGCGACTGCAGGGCGCGCGCAATGGCGAGTTCCTCTCCAATGACGGGCATGGGCGGATCCATCGGATTCCGACGGGCCTTTCCGACCGACTCGAAGTGATCGCCGCGAAGGTTGAGGACGGCATAAGCGATGGTGTCGCTGTCGTCCTCGCTCAGATGGATGTCGAGCTGGACATCTTTCTCGAGCATGGCAACCCCTTTCCGGGCTCTGGTCCCGGCGGCGGGAACCACCGGGGCCCCTGTAGGACCAACGGTACACCTCGAGTATTCGCGACGACGCCCGGACCGGTCCAGAGGCGTTGTGCCTTTTCGAACCCACGATTCCGAGCACCGAAACGATCGACCTCTCGAGTGAGAAGGCGTTCCGGTGCAGGCCGACCGTATCTCGAGACGGCGCCGTGCTCACCCGGAAACGAGCCGTATCCGGACATCTTGCCTCCCTCCGGGTCCATGTCCGGATATGTCGCATACAATCGAGGACAATCACATCATGCAGTTCGCAGCAGTCCACACAACGGGCATCTACTGCCGGGCCGACTGCTCGGCAAGGCCCCTGAAGAAAAACGTTGAGCCGTTCCCGAACGCGGTCGCGGCGGAGGCCGCCGGTTTTCGACCGTGTCTCCGGTGCAGGCCGGATCGCATACCCGACGGGGCCGGCCTGGCCGGGCCTGCCGTCGTCGAGCAGGCGATCGTCCTCATCAGCGAAGGGTTCCTGGACAGGCGCACGGAAGACGACCTGGCCGGCCGGGTCGGATACTCGGCCAGGCAGCTGCGGCGGATCTTCCACCAATCGGTCGGTGCGAGTCCGGCCTTCGTGGCCCGTTCACGCCGCGCTCACTTCGCCAGACGATTACTCGACGAATCGGACCTGTCGATGGCGGCCGTCGGGCGGGCGGCCGGGTTCTCCAGTACCCGTCAGATGAACAGGGTCGTCAAGGACACGTTCCGGTTCACGCCGACCGACCTGCGGGCCCGCCGGGGGAAGAGGGACAAACTGAACACCGACGGCGGTCTGCGACTCCGGGTTCCCTACGCCGGGCCGCTCGATTGGGATTCGCTGCTCGGCTTCCTGGCACCGAGAGCGATACCCGGCATCGAGCAGGTACGCGACCGGACGTATCGCCGGCTCACCACGACCTGCGGCTATCCGGGTGTGATCGAGGTCGGTGATCACGGAGACGGCCGGCACCTGGAGGTGACCGCCCACTTGCCCACGTTCAACTCCATCGTCGATGACGTTGCCCGGGTGCGCCAGTTGTTCGGCCTCGACGGCCGCCTCGACACAGAGCCGCTGGCCGCCGGCGAGAAGATGGCCTCTCTCGTTCGCAAGCGGCCGGGCCTGCGAATCCCCGGATCGTGGAATCGTTTCGAGACCGCAGTGCGAATCCTGCTCGGACAACAGGTATCGGTCGCAGCAGCCACCACTCTGTCCGGACGAATCGTCGAACAGTACGGGGAGAGCTTCGACGTCGGCCCGCCGGCATTGTCCCGGCAGTTCCCTTCTGCAGCGGTGCTGGCCGAGGCTTCGATGGAGGGCATCGGGATTCCGCAAACCCGGGCCGGGATGCTCCGGGCTTTCGCTGCTGCGGTTGCCGGCGGTTCGGTCGACCTGTACGGAACCGAACCACTCGACGAGGCAACTGCACAACTCGAAACCTTGCCGGGCATAGGGCCGTGGACTTCGCAGCTGATCGCTTTGCGGGTGCTGCGACAGCCGGATGCGTTTCCGTCGTCAGACCTCGGCCTCCGGATCGCCGTGGGTCGACTCATCGGCGAGGACCGGCCGACGGCGGGAACCGTTGAGGCATATGCGGAACGCTGGCGTCCACATCGGGCACTGGCCGCCCAGTACTTGTGGACTTCCCTACGCGACGAGGAGTTGTGATGCTGTACGAAACCACCCTGACAACCCCCGTCGGTCCCCTGCGGATCATCGCTTCCGACGAGGGACTGCGAGCGGTGCTCTGGCCCGACGAAGCTCCTGATCGAGTTCGTCTGAGCGAGCCGACAGAGGAGAACTCCGGCCATCCGATCGTGGCAGCGGCGGCTGCTCAGTTGACCGAGTACTTCGCCGGGACGAGAACTGAGTTCGATCTCCCCCTCGACGTGACCGGCACCGCCTTCCAGATGGCCTGCTGGAGAGAGCTGAGTGAGATTCCGTACGGGTCGCGGATCAGCTACGGCGAGCAGGCGAGGAGAATCGACCGGCCGACGGCGGTGCGGGCCGTCGGCGCCGCCAACGGCCGCAACCCGATTTCGATCGTGGTGCCCTGTCATCGGGTGGTCGCTTCGGACGGTGCGCTGACCGGTTTTGCAGGAGGGTTGGGCACCAAGGAATGGCTCCTGGCCCACGAGGCGGCCGGCACAACCTGAGATCGCGAAAATCGACCAACCCAAACACTTGCGAACATACGTTCGATCGGCGTAAGGTCGGCCCCCGACCGAAGGGGGCAGTGTGTCTTCAAGTCCAGCGGTACCTCCGGACATATCGACCGAGGTTCCCGAGGAGCTGCGGCGCCGCCTGCGCACGCTGAAACAGCGTTACGGCCGGCAGCGATCCGAACCGGCCGGGTACCGGCTCGAACTGGCGGTCAACCGACGCCGGCACCAGCTTGCCGAGATCCGCAAACAGATCGCGGAGCTGGAACAGCGGGCGAAGGTGGTCGAGTCGGAGCTCAACGGCTTCGGGAAGGGCATGGCCGCCCTCGTCCTCGAGGAGATCGCCGAATACGAGCGGACCTTCCCGGAGGCGTGGTCGCCGACCGCTGTTCTCGGATTCCGGCTCTGGATCGTCGACGACGGGCGTCTGGTCGGTGCCCGCCAGGTGTGGGACTCCCCGGAATTTGCCGCGTCGTGCGCCGCCCATCCCGGGTCGGACGAAGTGCCGCACACAGACGAGCGCTGCGGCCGCCTCGGTTGCGGCGTGTATGCGACGAAGAGTCTCGACCCGCTGTTCCGCCTCCACCTTCGCGAGACGGACCGGAACTATGCGGTCGGGCTCATCGCCATGAGCGGCAAGGTCGTCGAACACGAGGACGGGTACCGGGCGGCCAGGGCCGAGGTGTTATCGCTGGTGTTGATCGGCAAGGACCGGGCTGTCTATTCGGCGAATCCGGCGACAATCGCAGCGATATTCGAGGATCCGGAGACGGCGCTCACTTCGAGTTCGAGCCGGGCGATCACACCGCCGGTACTGGCCCGCATAGAAGAGCACCTGATGGAACGAAAGGACCAGCCTTGGATATAGGAAAACGGAAACGAGTCATCTTCGTCGAACCGCTGGATTTGCCCGCCGAACCCGACCTTCCGGCGGAGGAACCGGCACCCGTGGACGAACCGGCACCCGCAAAGAAGAACTGAGCCGCCGGCTTTCGTTCTCGATTGGGTCGGGAACTCTGCGTGTCGCCTACCGCCGGATGGTGGCCGGGAGGCAGCCTCCCCGGTCGGCGGTCAAGGGGACCGGCTGAGCGACGGCTGGATTGGATGAGAGCTCCACCACCCCGGCCGGGTGCTCCGGGGCCCGACCGGCGACTTCTACGGGAAGAGTCCGGCCGCCGTGACGAATTAGAGAGGGGGCGAGGGGTTACCCGAGCACGACGGCCGGAAGCCGAAAGAGTCCGGCCGCCGTGACGAATGTGCGAGAGGGCATGTGGGGCAATCCGAGCACGACGGCCGAAAGCCGCTTGTCAACGTCCCTGTGAGGGACCTTTCTGGTTCTGAACCTGTTCCTGGACCTGCTCCTGGACCTGGACCTGGTTCTGGTTCTGGACCTGGCTCTCGGTCTGGTTCTGGACCTGGACCTGGTTCTGGACCTGGACCTGGTTCTGGACCTGGACCTGGTTCTGGTTCTGGACCTGGTTCTGGGCTCCAACGGCGTTGGGAGCAGCCAGATCAAGGCAGGTTCTGTCGCGCAACCGGTCGCGGTCGCCGTCGCCGTCGCAATCTGCTTCACACGACCCATCCCGGAGCCGCAGCTGATCCCTATCCCGAATGGGGGCTTGGTCGGCGGACGATTTC
This portion of the Acidimicrobiia bacterium genome encodes:
- a CDS encoding dsRBD fold-containing protein, with amino-acid sequence MLEKDVQLDIHLSEDDSDTIAYAVLNLRGDHFESVGKARRNPMDPPMPVIGEELAIARALQSLTVEVMEAAQSKVELFLVS
- a CDS encoding AlkA N-terminal domain-containing protein — translated: MQFAAVHTTGIYCRADCSARPLKKNVEPFPNAVAAEAAGFRPCLRCRPDRIPDGAGLAGPAVVEQAIVLISEGFLDRRTEDDLAGRVGYSARQLRRIFHQSVGASPAFVARSRRAHFARRLLDESDLSMAAVGRAAGFSSTRQMNRVVKDTFRFTPTDLRARRGKRDKLNTDGGLRLRVPYAGPLDWDSLLGFLAPRAIPGIEQVRDRTYRRLTTTCGYPGVIEVGDHGDGRHLEVTAHLPTFNSIVDDVARVRQLFGLDGRLDTEPLAAGEKMASLVRKRPGLRIPGSWNRFETAVRILLGQQVSVAAATTLSGRIVEQYGESFDVGPPALSRQFPSAAVLAEASMEGIGIPQTRAGMLRAFAAAVAGGSVDLYGTEPLDEATAQLETLPGIGPWTSQLIALRVLRQPDAFPSSDLGLRIAVGRLIGEDRPTAGTVEAYAERWRPHRALAAQYLWTSLRDEEL
- a CDS encoding methylated-DNA--[protein]-cysteine S-methyltransferase, translated to MLYETTLTTPVGPLRIIASDEGLRAVLWPDEAPDRVRLSEPTEENSGHPIVAAAAAQLTEYFAGTRTEFDLPLDVTGTAFQMACWRELSEIPYGSRISYGEQARRIDRPTAVRAVGAANGRNPISIVVPCHRVVASDGALTGFAGGLGTKEWLLAHEAAGTT